From Chryseobacterium camelliae:
CAGTAGTAGTAGCTGTTAAGATGTCTAGAAATGCAATGAAGGGAGGAGCAGCAGCTCAGGATGACGAGGATGAAGAAGAAGGAGTAGAAGGAGAAGCTCCTGCAGCTGAAGAAACTGCAGCAGAATAAGAAATATCTTATGATATAATATAGGACCTGTCAATTCGTTGGCAGGTTTTTTTCGTTGGAGGTAAACGTGAAAGCAGATAGGTGATTTTGCTTCCGGCCATCGAATCTTTCTATCAACTGACAACAATCAGCCTCCTGCCTCATTCTCCCTTTCAGAAAAAAAGCCGTAAATTTGAAGTGTTCTAAATAAGGACGTAATATAAAATTGTAATAATGCTTGACATTCAGGAAATAAGAAATCAGTTTTCCATACTTAACCGGGAAGTGAACGGTAAACCTCTGGTTTATCTGGATAATGCAGCGACTTCACAGAAGCCGGATTCAGTTCTTCAAGTCTGGAATACCTATTATACAGAGCTTAATGCCAATGTGCATCGGGGTATCCATACCCTGAGCCAGCTGGCTACGGAAGAGATGGAGCTGTCCAGGAGAAAAATACAGAAATTCATCAACGCCAAACATGATTTTGAAGTTATTTTTACCAAAGGAACTACGGAAGGCATCAACCTGATCTCTTATATACTTACCCAAAAGCTGAAGGAAGATGATGAAATAGTTATCTCTTATCTTGAGCACCATTCGAACATTGTTCCATGGCAGCTGCTGTGTGAGAGGACAGGGTGCTAAACTCCGCGTGATCCCGATGGATGAAAACGGAGTGCTTCAGATTGGTGAGCTGGATACACTTTTCAATGAAAGGACAAAAGTAGTTTCCGTTAACCATGTTTCCAATGCTTTGGGCGTAGTGAATCCTGTAGAGGAAATCATAGCCAAAGCAAGAAAAAATACCAGTGCCTATATCGTTATTGATGGCGCGCAGGCTGCTCCGCACTTTACGCTTGATGTTCAGAAGCTGGACTGTGATTTTTACGTTTTTTCCGGACATAAGATGTATGCGCCTATGGGCACGGGAATTCTGTACGGAAAGCAGCAGATCCTTGAATCACTTCCGCCCTTCCACGGCGGTGGTGAAATGATTGCAACCTGTTCTTTTGAAAGAACCACCTATGCGGGGCTTCCATTCAAGTATGAGGCAGGAACGCCTAACGTCGGCGGGAATATCGCTCTGGGTGCAGCGATAGACTTTATCGAGCAGGTGGGGCAGGAAAATATTCAACAGCACGAAAATGCTTTGCTGGAATACGCCCAGAGAAAGCTTTTGGAGCTTGACTATATCAAAGTATATGCTGAAAAAGCAGTTAGAACCGGGGTCGTTTCATTTAATCTGGAGGGTGTCGGGATATCCTCTGATGTGGGAATGATCCTCGATAAAATGGGTGTTGCCGTACGGACGGGACATCATTGTACCCAGCCTATTATGAGCTTCTTTAACATTGCCGGAACCGTAAGGGCCAGCTTTGCTGTATACAATACATTTGAAGAAATTGATCTGCTGGTAGAAGGGGTGAAAAAGGCGCACAGGATGCTGGCTTAGAACTAATAAAACCTTAATTAAACGGATAAGATTTAAATAAAGATCTCAAGTATACAATAGAAGCCAGCTCTTTTGAACTGGCTTCTCAGTATCATAGGGTTTGTCCTATTGCCTAGTTAAAATAATTCCTTTGGCATCGGGAATCACTGTTTTGTATCCATCCGGACATTTAGAGACAATATCCATGTCCTGCATAAAAACAAGTTTCATTTGATTTAAATTATTAGAATCAGGGAAAGAAAGGTATACATAGCCTTTATCATTGCAGGCTGCATTACCTGAATAATACATCTGATATTTTTTCAAGCTCTTATCAAAAATAAATCCACTGAATCTAACATTTTCGTCTGAAAAGTTAAGAGTATTTACTAACTCTTGATTATTAGAATTTTTTACTAATAGTCTTCCTTTTAATAGATCCCAATATTTTCCAAACGTATAATCATTCTGCTTTTTAGTAAAGTGAAATTCATAAGTTCTGCCATCTGTATAAGTTCCTTTCCAGATCCCTACAAACTTATCTAATCTATTATTAATATCCTTAAGGTATACATAATCGGGGCAGTCAGGCTTATTTTCACATTGAGATAATTCATCTAGAGATATTGTTTGAGCCTTACAGAAAATCGAAGTACTAAATAGCATAAATAAAAATATATTTTTCATGACCAGATAAACCGCCATTTTAGGAGCATAATACTATTGCTTAGTCAAAACAATGTCC
This genomic window contains:
- a CDS encoding DUF6705 family protein, producing MKNIFLFMLFSTSIFCKAQTISLDELSQCENKPDCPDYVYLKDINNRLDKFVGIWKGTYTDGRTYEFHFTKKQNDYTFGKYWDLLKGRLLVKNSNNQELVNTLNFSDENVRFSGFIFDKSLKKYQMYYSGNAACNDKGYVYLSFPDSNNLNQMKLVFMQDMDIVSKCPDGYKTVIPDAKGIILTRQ